From Rhizobium sp. NZLR1, a single genomic window includes:
- a CDS encoding carbohydrate ABC transporter permease, whose amino-acid sequence MAVVSPSETANKGRSDLIAYATLSLISIFCAVPFFWVLLASLDGNAQLFLHWPEQWTFANYVKVFTKEDGAKWLFNSLFVVGGATLLVMVLSGLGGYALSRTRAWWKLPFLYAILLIRVLPPTALVVPLYKFLLTLNNAEAAVLRPIFGSYARDIMRWTGFIDGYLGLILVLATMQLPLALWIMKTFFDGLPRDYEEAALMDGATLIQRIRRVLIPLALPGLAAAGLFAFMSAWGDFLLPLIFLSSPELQTLPLGLFRAFLRINEIDYGLLTALAFIYLLPAVIAFSFARRFLVQTFSGGVKG is encoded by the coding sequence ATGGCCGTCGTTTCCCCAAGCGAGACCGCCAACAAGGGCCGCTCCGACCTCATCGCCTATGCGACGCTGTCGCTGATCTCGATCTTCTGCGCCGTGCCCTTCTTCTGGGTACTGCTCGCCTCGCTCGACGGCAATGCGCAGCTCTTCCTGCATTGGCCGGAGCAATGGACGTTCGCCAACTACGTGAAGGTCTTCACCAAGGAGGATGGGGCGAAGTGGCTGTTCAATTCGCTCTTCGTGGTCGGCGGTGCGACGCTGCTCGTCATGGTGCTTTCCGGGCTCGGCGGTTATGCGCTGTCGCGCACCCGGGCCTGGTGGAAGCTGCCCTTCCTCTATGCGATCCTGCTCATCCGCGTGCTGCCCCCGACCGCACTCGTCGTGCCGCTCTACAAGTTCCTGCTGACGCTGAACAATGCGGAAGCGGCAGTCCTCAGGCCAATCTTCGGCAGCTATGCCCGCGACATCATGCGCTGGACCGGCTTCATCGACGGTTATCTCGGGCTGATCCTGGTGCTGGCGACGATGCAATTGCCGCTGGCGCTCTGGATCATGAAGACTTTCTTCGACGGCTTGCCGCGGGATTACGAGGAGGCGGCGCTAATGGACGGGGCAACACTGATCCAGCGTATCCGCCGGGTGCTGATCCCGCTGGCGCTGCCGGGGCTGGCTGCGGCCGGGCTGTTCGCTTTCATGTCGGCCTGGGGCGATTTTCTGCTGCCGCTGATCTTCCTGTCGTCGCCGGAGCTGCAGACGCTGCCGCTCGGTCTCTTCCGCGCCTTCCTGCGTATCAACGAGATCGACTACGGACTGCTGACGGCGCTGGCATTCATCTACCTGCTGCCTGCCGTCATCGCCTTCAGCTTTGCCCGGCGCTTCCTCGTCCAGACATTTTCGGGCGGCGTGAAGGGCTGA
- a CDS encoding SMP-30/gluconolactonase/LRE family protein, whose protein sequence is MADNPLYDIRDERFGALVIGSAALEELYSGCRWTEGPVWFSDLNCLLWSDIPNERMMRWTPDGTVSVFRSPSNYVNGNTRDRQGRLVSCEHGRRRVTRTETDGSITVLADSYKGRRLNSPNDVVVHSDGGVWFTDPTYGILSDYEGHKGEPEQPTRNVYRIDPASGAIEAVVEDFIQPNGLAFSPDETKLYIADSGSAKHEVPCHVRVFDVIDGRKVANSRYFCSIEAGHPDGFRFDLSGNLWTSAGDGVHCFSPDGALLGKIRVPQTVSNLTFGGPKKNRLFITATRSVYSIYTKTNGAQYP, encoded by the coding sequence GTGGCCGACAATCCGCTTTACGACATTCGCGATGAACGTTTCGGCGCTCTGGTCATCGGCAGCGCCGCGCTCGAGGAGCTTTATTCCGGCTGCCGCTGGACGGAAGGCCCGGTCTGGTTTTCCGACCTCAACTGCCTTCTGTGGAGCGATATCCCGAACGAACGCATGATGCGCTGGACACCGGATGGGACAGTCTCGGTCTTCCGCTCGCCCTCCAACTACGTCAACGGCAATACCCGCGACCGGCAGGGCCGGCTGGTCTCCTGCGAACATGGCCGCCGCCGCGTCACCCGCACCGAGACGGACGGCAGCATCACCGTTCTCGCCGACAGCTACAAGGGCAGGCGGCTGAACTCGCCGAACGACGTCGTCGTGCATTCCGATGGCGGCGTCTGGTTCACCGACCCGACCTACGGCATCCTGTCGGACTACGAGGGCCATAAGGGCGAGCCCGAGCAGCCAACCCGCAACGTCTACCGGATCGACCCGGCAAGCGGCGCGATCGAGGCTGTCGTCGAGGACTTCATCCAGCCGAACGGCCTTGCCTTCTCGCCCGACGAGACGAAGCTCTATATTGCCGATTCCGGTTCGGCAAAACATGAAGTGCCGTGCCATGTAAGAGTTTTCGACGTCATTGACGGCAGGAAGGTCGCCAATAGCCGCTATTTCTGCAGCATCGAAGCCGGCCATCCCGACGGCTTCCGTTTCGATCTCAGCGGCAATCTGTGGACGAGTGCCGGCGACGGCGTGCACTGCTTTTCGCCCGATGGTGCGCTGCTCGGCAAGATCAGGGTGCCGCAGACTGTGTCCAACCTCACCTTCGGCGGCCCCAAGAAAAACCGGCTCTTCATCACCGCGACACGCTCGGTCTATTCGATCTACACGAAGACCAACGGCGCCCAATATCCGTAG
- a CDS encoding SDR family oxidoreductase → MSTDHGRLDGKIAIVTGGTQGLGATIARLFAERGAEGIVICGRNEAKGTAKAAEISAATGVRVLYVGADLGKVEDAQNVVRACDEAFGRVDALVNAAAITDRGTILDTSPELFDAMFAVNVRAPFFLMQEAVKVMRREKIEGTIVNIGSMSAKAGQPFIAAYCASKGALETLTKNTAYALLRNRIRVNGLNIGWMASEGEDRIQREFHHAPADWLEKAAASQPFGRLVDPHEVARACAYLSSAESGLMTGSVICFDQSIWGAYDGSPHPVAAL, encoded by the coding sequence ATGAGCACGGATCACGGCCGCCTCGACGGCAAGATCGCTATCGTCACCGGCGGCACGCAAGGGTTGGGCGCGACCATCGCCCGTCTGTTCGCCGAACGCGGCGCGGAAGGCATCGTCATTTGCGGCCGCAACGAAGCCAAGGGCACGGCGAAGGCCGCAGAGATTTCGGCTGCGACGGGCGTGAGGGTCCTCTACGTCGGAGCTGATCTCGGCAAGGTCGAGGATGCGCAGAATGTCGTGCGTGCCTGCGATGAGGCCTTCGGCCGTGTCGACGCGCTGGTCAATGCCGCCGCCATCACCGACCGCGGCACTATTCTCGATACCAGCCCTGAACTCTTCGACGCCATGTTCGCGGTCAATGTGCGTGCGCCGTTTTTCCTGATGCAGGAAGCGGTGAAGGTCATGCGTCGCGAAAAGATCGAGGGCACCATCGTCAATATCGGCTCGATGTCGGCCAAGGCGGGCCAGCCCTTCATCGCCGCCTATTGCGCCTCCAAGGGTGCGCTGGAAACGCTGACGAAGAACACCGCCTATGCGCTGCTGCGCAACCGTATCCGCGTCAACGGCCTTAATATCGGCTGGATGGCTTCCGAGGGTGAGGATCGGATCCAGCGCGAATTTCACCACGCGCCCGCCGACTGGCTGGAGAAGGCGGCAGCAAGCCAGCCCTTCGGCCGCCTCGTCGACCCGCATGAGGTGGCGCGCGCCTGCGCCTATCTGTCATCGGCCGAATCCGGCCTGATGACCGGCTCGGTCATCTGCTTCGACCAGTCGATCTGGGGTGCTTATGACGGCTCGCCGCATCCGGTCGCGGCGCTTTAA
- a CDS encoding Gfo/Idh/MocA family oxidoreductase, which produces MSEKLRLGVIGAGLKAAEYAESWVRMPEIEFAALADTTAASRQRLIDVCLAAGTSEPKSFEDYRPMLAECRGELDIIYVSTPHAFHAEQATAVAEAGLDLFLEKPMVTTVAEAERLIAAQRKSGVTIVTAFQGGLSPLVLDTRRRALAGEFGALIAISGMIWESWSSNYHGHWKQQPAISGGGFMFDTGAHMMNTVCLLANSDFDSVSAYMNNHGRQVDIATAVSARLKNGALATLTAAGEGPPGCASYITFFYSKAIVRIDAWGGWREISVGSKAEPREEAEILGNPMKNFLAIREGKMENSGSVEMGLRFARLWDAIKESAAADGASVRIAAR; this is translated from the coding sequence ATGTCTGAGAAACTACGCCTCGGCGTCATTGGCGCCGGCTTGAAGGCGGCGGAGTATGCCGAGAGCTGGGTGAGGATGCCGGAGATCGAATTTGCAGCGCTCGCCGACACCACGGCGGCTTCGCGTCAGCGCCTGATCGACGTCTGTCTCGCCGCCGGCACATCCGAGCCAAAGAGCTTCGAGGACTATCGCCCGATGCTCGCCGAGTGCCGCGGTGAACTCGACATTATCTACGTCTCCACCCCGCATGCCTTCCACGCCGAACAGGCAACCGCCGTCGCCGAGGCCGGCCTCGACCTCTTCCTGGAAAAACCGATGGTGACGACGGTCGCCGAGGCCGAGAGGCTGATCGCCGCCCAGAGGAAAAGCGGCGTCACCATCGTCACCGCCTTCCAGGGCGGCCTGTCGCCGCTGGTACTGGACACCCGCCGGCGAGCTCTCGCTGGCGAATTCGGCGCGCTGATCGCCATATCGGGCATGATCTGGGAAAGCTGGTCGTCCAACTATCACGGCCATTGGAAGCAGCAGCCTGCCATATCGGGCGGCGGCTTCATGTTCGATACCGGCGCCCACATGATGAACACCGTCTGCCTGCTGGCCAATTCAGATTTCGACAGCGTGTCGGCCTACATGAACAACCATGGCAGACAGGTGGATATCGCCACCGCCGTCTCCGCCCGGCTGAAGAACGGCGCGCTGGCGACACTGACCGCCGCCGGCGAAGGCCCTCCCGGCTGCGCTTCCTACATCACCTTCTTCTATTCGAAGGCGATCGTACGCATCGACGCCTGGGGCGGCTGGCGCGAGATCAGTGTCGGCAGCAAAGCCGAGCCGCGCGAGGAGGCCGAGATTCTCGGCAATCCGATGAAGAATTTCCTCGCCATTCGCGAGGGAAAGATGGAAAACTCCGGCTCCGTTGAAATGGGCCTCAGATTCGCTAGGCTATGGGATGCAATTAAGGAATCGGCAGCGGCCGACGGCGCTTCCGTCAGGATCGCCGCCCGATAG
- a CDS encoding extracellular solute-binding protein, whose amino-acid sequence MKKTVLGGLWAILLSAVSTLAQAETIRIANHGQAGIDAMKSTVERIEKKYGVTVEVIEYPAPDKDYLTKLLTELGAGNAPDLFSIPTTAAVADMVEAGYLAPVTKAFKAWDGYANLYDVAKELAVSPDGETYVMPFMLGIQEIYYRKDVLEKAGISTEQPKTWQELLDRAAEIKQKTGAYGLLFPAGVSWGSGAFDEGFQHLLVGSKTPQLVDADGKLDLNGEGIKDVFNVYKQLIDKDLMPTQPLLGPEPWVVPKYQMFPAGKLAATTCGSWCYIFDWGRESKNPIPEVTKVVGTWTVPGQSSGQYVLANLAAPWAVNSKSANTELAIKALMEIGSIETQVSYAARIGNIPASKDAAKNADFQKLTELVPIHAAAGNGVFLKQASGFGTVSEGVARATEALLRKETDAAGAQKILVDYVKETLGDDMVK is encoded by the coding sequence TTGAAGAAAACGGTTCTTGGTGGCCTGTGGGCCATTTTGCTCAGCGCGGTTTCGACCCTGGCGCAGGCTGAGACAATCCGAATTGCAAATCATGGTCAGGCCGGCATCGATGCGATGAAATCGACGGTCGAGCGGATCGAAAAGAAATATGGGGTGACCGTCGAGGTCATCGAATATCCGGCGCCCGACAAGGACTACCTGACCAAGCTGCTGACGGAGCTCGGCGCCGGCAACGCGCCCGACCTGTTCTCTATCCCGACGACGGCGGCCGTCGCCGACATGGTCGAAGCCGGCTACCTCGCGCCTGTTACCAAGGCGTTCAAGGCCTGGGACGGCTATGCCAACCTCTATGACGTCGCCAAGGAGCTTGCCGTCAGCCCCGATGGCGAAACCTATGTGATGCCGTTCATGCTCGGTATCCAGGAAATCTATTACCGCAAGGACGTTCTCGAAAAGGCCGGTATTTCAACCGAACAGCCGAAGACCTGGCAGGAGCTTCTCGACCGCGCCGCCGAGATCAAGCAGAAGACCGGTGCCTACGGCCTGCTCTTCCCGGCCGGCGTCTCCTGGGGAAGCGGCGCTTTCGACGAAGGCTTCCAGCACCTGCTCGTCGGCTCGAAGACGCCGCAGCTGGTCGATGCCGACGGCAAGCTCGATCTCAATGGCGAAGGCATCAAGGATGTCTTCAACGTCTACAAGCAGCTGATCGATAAGGATCTGATGCCGACGCAGCCGCTGCTCGGACCGGAACCCTGGGTCGTGCCGAAGTACCAGATGTTCCCGGCCGGCAAGCTTGCCGCGACCACCTGCGGTTCCTGGTGCTACATTTTCGACTGGGGCCGCGAAAGCAAGAACCCGATCCCCGAGGTGACCAAGGTTGTGGGAACCTGGACGGTGCCGGGCCAGAGCAGTGGCCAGTATGTGCTCGCCAACCTCGCCGCGCCGTGGGCCGTCAATTCCAAGTCGGCCAATACCGAACTGGCAATCAAAGCGCTAATGGAGATCGGCTCGATCGAGACGCAGGTTTCCTATGCCGCCCGCATCGGCAACATTCCGGCCAGCAAGGATGCGGCCAAGAATGCCGACTTCCAGAAGCTGACGGAACTGGTTCCGATCCATGCAGCGGCCGGAAACGGCGTCTTCCTGAAGCAGGCCTCCGGTTTCGGCACGGTCTCTGAAGGTGTCGCGCGCGCCACCGAAGCATTGCTGCGCAAGGAAACCGATGCCGCCGGCGCCCAGAAGATCCTTGTCGACTACGTCAAGGAAACCCTCGGCGACGACATGGTCAAATAA
- the ugpC gene encoding sn-glycerol-3-phosphate ABC transporter ATP-binding protein UgpC yields the protein MINLRNVRKFYGALEVIKGVDITVEDGEFAVFVGPSGCGKSTLLRMIAGLEGIDEGDLILNGKRINDVPPDKRGIAMVFQSYALYPHMSVAENIGFSLSLKKVSEAEIRRQVEGVAEILQLTDYLDRRPAALSGGQRQRVAIGRAIIKKPALILFDEPLSNLDSALRVQMRAELQRLHRELKATVVYVTHDQVEAMTMADRIVVLNKGLVAQEGAPMSLYHQPQNEFVATFIGSPKMNVIPVTATRASAGVLHLDSPIGLSFDLADTGGAVPQGEARLGIRPEHLRIAPEGQGHFTADVVIVERLGVETYMTVGSPQQPIVVRAEGDIAVRPGDRVSLAADPAACHLFDSAGRVTRSPSV from the coding sequence ATGATCAATCTCAGAAACGTTCGCAAATTCTACGGCGCGCTCGAGGTCATCAAAGGCGTCGACATCACCGTTGAGGACGGCGAATTCGCCGTCTTCGTCGGCCCCTCCGGCTGCGGCAAGTCGACGCTGCTGCGGATGATCGCCGGCCTCGAAGGCATCGACGAGGGCGACCTCATCCTTAACGGCAAGCGCATCAACGACGTGCCGCCCGACAAGCGCGGCATCGCCATGGTGTTCCAGTCCTATGCGCTCTATCCGCATATGAGCGTTGCCGAAAATATTGGCTTCTCGCTCAGCCTGAAGAAGGTATCGGAGGCGGAGATCCGCCGGCAGGTGGAGGGCGTCGCCGAGATCCTGCAACTCACCGACTATCTCGACCGGCGCCCGGCCGCCCTTTCCGGCGGCCAGCGCCAGCGCGTGGCGATCGGCCGCGCCATCATCAAGAAACCGGCGTTGATCCTGTTCGACGAGCCGCTGTCGAATCTCGATTCGGCGTTGCGCGTGCAGATGCGCGCCGAGCTGCAGCGGCTGCACCGCGAGCTGAAAGCAACCGTCGTCTACGTCACCCACGACCAGGTGGAGGCGATGACGATGGCGGACCGCATCGTCGTGCTGAACAAGGGCCTGGTGGCACAGGAGGGGGCGCCGATGTCACTCTACCATCAGCCGCAGAATGAATTCGTCGCGACCTTCATCGGCTCGCCGAAGATGAACGTCATTCCGGTCACGGCGACGCGGGCTTCGGCGGGTGTCCTGCATCTCGACAGCCCGATCGGGCTCTCGTTCGATCTTGCCGACACGGGTGGCGCGGTGCCGCAGGGCGAGGCCAGGCTCGGCATTCGGCCGGAGCATCTGAGGATTGCACCAGAGGGGCAGGGACATTTCACGGCCGATGTCGTCATCGTCGAGCGCTTGGGCGTCGAGACCTACATGACCGTCGGCTCGCCGCAGCAGCCGATCGTCGTGCGCGCCGAGGGCGATATCGCGGTGCGGCCGGGCGATCGCGTGTCGCTGGCAGCCGATCCTGCCGCTTGCCATCTGTTCGATTCCGCCGGCCGGGTCACCCGTTCGCCTTCCGTCTAA
- a CDS encoding LacI family DNA-binding transcriptional regulator, with amino-acid sequence MSGMNRRRITSKELAKLAGVSSATVSRAFSPDSRIGSATRDRILAVAREHGYQPNAIARSLNNQRSRLVALVVNAIGNPCEAEEQQLLVHRLQARQLLPIILCCADHADRLQLMRLASTYQVDHVVVFSDMVSMQDAVDIFHTTKPIIVSFEPLENENVSSIRIDGSAAADEIIDKIVRDGKKRFAYLAGTTSSWIDKLRRKWFADALAKRGLAFEAQAFGDYSYDSGFKEAVLLLHRDKVDAIICGNDVMAIGARDAARRVLGRNTPDDIAIVGQDGIAMAAWDCNDLTTLSLDHIAFIDAVVELIERHDAEIEGPHNITLTCTARWGSTA; translated from the coding sequence ATGAGCGGAATGAACAGACGGCGGATCACCTCGAAGGAACTGGCAAAGCTCGCCGGCGTCTCCTCCGCCACCGTTTCCCGCGCCTTCTCGCCGGATTCGCGTATCGGCAGCGCCACCCGGGACCGCATCCTCGCCGTCGCCCGTGAACATGGCTACCAGCCGAATGCGATCGCCCGCTCGCTGAACAACCAGCGCTCGCGTCTGGTTGCCCTGGTCGTCAATGCGATCGGCAACCCATGCGAGGCGGAGGAGCAGCAGCTTCTCGTCCACCGCCTACAGGCACGGCAATTGCTGCCGATCATTCTTTGCTGCGCCGACCACGCCGACCGGCTGCAACTGATGCGTCTTGCCTCCACCTATCAGGTCGATCACGTCGTCGTCTTCTCCGACATGGTATCGATGCAGGACGCCGTCGATATCTTCCACACGACCAAGCCGATCATCGTCTCCTTCGAGCCGCTCGAAAACGAGAATGTCTCCAGCATCCGCATCGATGGCTCTGCGGCCGCCGACGAGATCATCGACAAGATTGTCCGCGACGGCAAGAAGCGCTTCGCCTACCTCGCCGGTACCACTTCAAGCTGGATCGACAAGCTCAGGCGCAAGTGGTTTGCCGATGCGCTGGCTAAGCGCGGCCTGGCCTTCGAGGCGCAGGCCTTTGGCGACTATTCCTATGATTCCGGCTTCAAGGAAGCGGTGCTGCTGCTGCACCGTGACAAGGTCGACGCCATCATCTGCGGCAACGACGTCATGGCGATCGGCGCACGTGATGCCGCCCGCCGCGTGCTCGGCAGAAACACGCCGGACGATATTGCCATCGTCGGCCAGGATGGCATCGCCATGGCCGCCTGGGATTGCAATGACCTCACCACGCTGAGCCTCGACCACATCGCCTTCATCGATGCCGTCGTCGAATTGATCGAACGCCATGACGCCGAGATCGAAGGCCCGCACAACATCACGCTCACCTGCACCGCGCGCTGGGGCTCGACCGCCTGA
- a CDS encoding phytanoyl-CoA dioxygenase family protein — MKTDNPQKLRADRVWLSEDSCDLDDFRRLAEKTTALADYPTASAIEKNVLIYDSRKVMAAVATPEGRRAVLAEICEAFGEGPGVAVFKQAYEDTGIIDRASTIFDQIIADQHRSSTGGGDHFAKPGANDRIWNSLEKHCLADPANFAEYYGNAIVALTSEAWLGPSYQMTAQVNRVNPGGAAQSAHRDYHLGFQSSGVIEQFPAHVHRLSPVLTLQGAVAHCDMPLESGPTLFLPHSQTYVPGYLALKRQEFRDYFEVNHVQLPLEKGDVVFFNPALFHAAGTNRSADIKRVANLLQVSSAFGRAMETVNRQRMSAKLFPALKTLQGRLSPDEITNAVAACAEGYSFPTNLDRDPPLGGLAPKTQAQLMHEALGEGWSDQTFMAALAEQAQKKLS; from the coding sequence ATGAAAACCGACAACCCGCAGAAATTGCGCGCCGACCGCGTCTGGCTGAGCGAAGACAGCTGCGATCTCGACGATTTTCGCCGCCTGGCGGAAAAGACCACCGCGCTTGCCGACTACCCCACGGCGTCTGCGATCGAAAAAAACGTACTGATCTACGACAGCCGCAAGGTGATGGCGGCCGTCGCAACGCCGGAAGGCCGGCGCGCCGTCCTGGCGGAGATCTGCGAGGCCTTTGGCGAGGGTCCCGGTGTCGCCGTCTTCAAGCAGGCTTACGAGGATACCGGCATTATCGACCGCGCCAGCACCATCTTCGACCAAATCATCGCGGACCAGCACCGCAGCTCGACCGGCGGCGGCGATCACTTCGCCAAGCCCGGCGCCAACGACCGCATCTGGAATTCGCTGGAGAAACATTGCCTCGCCGATCCCGCGAATTTCGCCGAATATTACGGCAATGCCATCGTCGCACTGACAAGCGAAGCCTGGCTCGGCCCGAGCTACCAGATGACGGCGCAGGTCAACCGCGTCAATCCGGGCGGCGCGGCCCAATCGGCGCATCGCGACTACCATCTCGGCTTCCAGTCGTCTGGGGTGATCGAACAGTTTCCGGCGCATGTACACCGGCTCTCGCCGGTGCTGACGCTCCAGGGCGCGGTCGCCCATTGCGACATGCCGCTCGAAAGCGGCCCGACGCTGTTTCTGCCGCACAGCCAGACCTATGTGCCCGGCTATCTCGCCCTCAAGCGGCAAGAGTTCCGGGATTATTTCGAGGTCAACCATGTCCAGCTGCCGCTCGAAAAAGGCGACGTCGTCTTCTTCAACCCCGCCCTCTTCCACGCTGCCGGCACCAATCGTTCCGCCGACATCAAGCGTGTCGCCAACCTGCTGCAGGTCTCCTCCGCCTTCGGCCGGGCAATGGAAACCGTCAACCGCCAGAGGATGAGCGCCAAGCTCTTTCCCGCCTTGAAGACCTTGCAGGGCAGGCTTTCGCCCGATGAGATCACCAACGCCGTCGCTGCCTGCGCCGAAGGTTATTCCTTCCCGACCAATCTCGACCGCGACCCGCCGCTCGGCGGCCTGGCGCCGAAAACGCAGGCGCAGCTGATGCATGAGGCATTGGGGGAAGGCTGGAGCGACCAAACCTTTATGGCAGCACTTGCCGAGCAAGCGCAGAAGAAGCTGAGCTGA
- a CDS encoding ThuA domain-containing protein: MTIKVTIWNEGRHEQLHREVQEIYPDRIDGAIAAGIAHTDFEIRRGTLDDPDEGLPDSVLDDTDVLLWWGHMAHEEVSDGLIDRVQQRVLKGMGLLVLHSGHHSKLFRRLMGTNANLSWRETPDGDLERVWVVNPSHPIAEGLPPYFEVNASEMYGEPFDIPQPDELVFISWYSGGEVFRSGCTFQRGRGRIFFFSPGHETYPIYHDKIVHKVISNGIRWAQQKHRDGRILENWHRAEPLHGRPDGVKA; encoded by the coding sequence ATGACAATCAAGGTCACCATCTGGAACGAGGGGCGCCACGAGCAGCTCCACAGAGAAGTTCAGGAGATCTATCCCGATCGTATCGACGGCGCGATCGCCGCCGGCATCGCCCATACGGATTTCGAAATCCGACGCGGCACGCTGGATGATCCCGATGAAGGCCTGCCGGACAGTGTGCTCGATGATACCGACGTGCTGCTCTGGTGGGGGCACATGGCGCATGAGGAGGTGAGCGACGGGCTGATCGACCGCGTGCAGCAGCGCGTGCTGAAGGGCATGGGCCTGCTTGTGTTGCATTCCGGCCATCATTCCAAGCTGTTCCGCCGGCTGATGGGCACGAATGCCAACCTGTCCTGGCGCGAGACGCCTGATGGAGACCTGGAGCGTGTCTGGGTGGTCAATCCCTCACATCCGATCGCCGAGGGGCTGCCGCCCTATTTCGAGGTCAATGCCTCGGAGATGTATGGCGAGCCCTTCGACATTCCGCAGCCGGATGAACTGGTTTTCATCTCCTGGTATTCCGGCGGCGAGGTTTTTCGCAGCGGCTGCACCTTCCAGCGTGGGCGTGGGCGCATCTTCTTTTTCAGTCCCGGCCACGAGACTTATCCGATCTATCACGACAAGATCGTGCACAAGGTGATCTCGAACGGAATCCGCTGGGCGCAGCAGAAGCATCGCGACGGCCGAATCCTGGAAAACTGGCATCGTGCCGAGCCGCTGCACGGCAGGCCGGACGGGGTGAAGGCCTGA
- a CDS encoding sugar ABC transporter permease, with product MARNSHERRAERQWLLILLPSLVLLLAFVIYPAIYSIYLSFTNEALTGAAALRPRFVRLRNYTRLFNDAKFWNSLFVTFVFVIGSAVVGQFALGLISAIALRRPIRFRRVFSSIILLPNAAPEVVAGFMWISMLAGGDNATLSRIVSVFGITPADWLQVFPLSMIIIVNTWRGIATAMILLTAGLSTIPAEIYEAARMDGATPSQMFRRITLPLMMPTILLYMLISAVSTIAVFGLVYALTRGGPGGATEVVSIYIYNQSFTSFQLGYGAAVAVVALVISLVLGIAYVRAMKVEV from the coding sequence ATGGCCCGAAACTCTCATGAAAGGCGCGCTGAGCGGCAATGGCTGCTGATCCTGCTGCCCTCGCTGGTGCTGCTTCTGGCCTTCGTCATCTACCCGGCCATCTATTCCATCTATCTGAGCTTCACCAACGAGGCGTTGACCGGGGCGGCAGCACTTCGGCCTCGCTTCGTCAGGCTCCGCAACTATACCAGGCTGTTCAACGACGCGAAATTCTGGAACTCCCTGTTCGTCACCTTCGTCTTCGTCATTGGTTCCGCAGTGGTCGGCCAGTTTGCGCTCGGCCTGATTTCGGCAATCGCGTTGCGCCGGCCGATCCGTTTCCGGCGGGTGTTCTCGTCGATCATCCTGCTGCCGAATGCCGCCCCCGAAGTGGTCGCCGGCTTCATGTGGATATCGATGCTGGCGGGTGGCGACAATGCAACGCTCAGCCGCATCGTCAGCGTCTTCGGCATCACGCCGGCCGACTGGCTGCAGGTCTTCCCGCTTTCGATGATCATCATCGTCAACACCTGGCGCGGCATCGCCACGGCAATGATCCTGCTGACCGCGGGCCTCAGCACCATTCCGGCCGAAATCTACGAGGCGGCGCGCATGGACGGCGCCACGCCGTCGCAGATGTTCCGCCGCATTACCCTGCCGCTGATGATGCCGACGATCCTGCTCTACATGCTGATCTCGGCCGTTTCCACTATCGCCGTCTTCGGCCTCGTCTACGCGCTGACGCGCGGCGGACCCGGCGGCGCCACCGAGGTCGTCAGCATTTACATCTACAACCAGTCCTTCACGTCGTTCCAGCTGGGATATGGCGCCGCAGTCGCGGTCGTTGCGCTCGTCATCTCGCTGGTTCTCGGCATTGCCTATGTCCGGGCGATGAAAGTGGAGGTCTGA